A stretch of Maridesulfovibrio zosterae DSM 11974 DNA encodes these proteins:
- a CDS encoding glycerol-3-phosphate dehydrogenase/oxidase, whose translation MKRSDFIQQMEDSAKVWDFIIIGGGATGLGSGLDAAARGYSVLLLEQGDFAEATSSRSTKMVHGGVRYLAQGNISLVMEALHERGILKQNAPHMCYNQKFIVPDYKWFGLPYYGIGLKCYDMLARKYSFGPSQIFSKRKVMQEVPGVLTKKLKGGVTYHDGQFDDARLALTLARTMSDLGGTPLNYTKVTGLVKNPSGYVCGVQAEDKLSGKSYELKAKAVINATGIFTDDIMNMDNSDHKKLIAPSQGIHIVIDREFLGGDTGIMVPKTDDGRVIFFVPWHGKVVVGTTDTPLSGVCMEPKPLEEEINFLVEHSARYLAKAPTRADVLSVFTGIRPLIAAGDENGKTSALSRDHYLTISPNKLLTIAGGKWTTYRHMAEDCIDNAIKMGGHAFRPSPTQNVKLHGYTEEFDHNDHMHVYGSEAADIMALAAEYPELDTRMHENLPYSWLEVVWAARNEWAQTVSDALARRTRALILNAKAAAEVAPKAAEIMAIELGKDEEWIKAQIEEFVTLSKNYIVD comes from the coding sequence ATGAAACGTTCAGATTTTATCCAGCAAATGGAAGACAGCGCAAAGGTCTGGGATTTCATCATAATCGGTGGAGGAGCTACGGGTCTTGGTTCTGGCCTGGATGCCGCAGCTCGTGGGTATTCGGTACTTCTTCTTGAGCAGGGCGACTTCGCCGAAGCAACCTCCAGTCGTAGTACTAAAATGGTTCACGGCGGTGTAAGATATCTCGCTCAGGGTAATATTTCTCTGGTTATGGAAGCACTGCACGAGCGCGGTATCCTAAAGCAGAATGCTCCTCATATGTGTTACAATCAGAAATTTATCGTTCCTGATTATAAATGGTTCGGTCTGCCTTATTATGGAATCGGACTCAAATGTTATGATATGCTGGCTAGAAAATATAGCTTCGGTCCTTCCCAGATCTTTTCTAAAAGAAAAGTTATGCAGGAAGTTCCCGGCGTGCTTACCAAAAAGCTCAAAGGCGGCGTAACTTATCATGACGGTCAGTTTGACGATGCCAGACTTGCTCTTACTCTTGCCCGTACAATGTCTGACTTGGGCGGTACACCTCTTAACTACACCAAAGTAACTGGTCTTGTTAAGAATCCTAGCGGATATGTCTGTGGTGTTCAGGCTGAAGATAAACTCAGTGGTAAGTCATACGAATTGAAGGCTAAAGCTGTTATCAATGCTACTGGTATCTTCACTGATGATATTATGAATATGGACAACAGCGATCATAAAAAATTGATTGCTCCTAGTCAGGGTATCCATATTGTTATTGACCGTGAATTTCTTGGCGGTGATACCGGAATTATGGTTCCTAAGACTGATGATGGCCGTGTAATTTTCTTTGTGCCATGGCATGGCAAAGTTGTTGTGGGAACAACTGATACACCTCTTTCAGGTGTATGTATGGAGCCAAAACCTTTGGAAGAGGAAATTAACTTTCTGGTTGAGCACTCTGCAAGATATCTCGCTAAAGCACCCACCCGTGCTGACGTGTTGAGTGTCTTCACAGGAATCAGACCTCTTATCGCTGCCGGAGATGAAAACGGTAAAACTTCAGCTCTTTCCAGAGACCATTATCTGACAATTTCACCCAACAAACTGTTGACCATTGCAGGTGGTAAATGGACTACCTACAGACATATGGCTGAAGATTGTATTGATAATGCAATTAAAATGGGTGGCCACGCTTTCCGTCCTTCTCCTACCCAGAATGTTAAACTTCACGGTTATACTGAAGAGTTTGACCACAACGACCATATGCATGTCTATGGTAGTGAAGCCGCGGATATTATGGCTCTTGCTGCTGAGTATCCCGAACTTGATACTCGCATGCACGAAAATCTTCCTTATTCCTGGCTGGAAGTGGTATGGGCTGCCCGAAATGAATGGGCTCAGACTGTTTCTGATGCACTTGCACGCAGAACCAGAGCTTTGATTCTTAACGCCAAAGCAGCAGCAGAAGTGGCTCCTAAAGCTGCTGAGATCATGGCCATTGAGCTTGGTAAAGATGAAGAGTGGATCAAAGCACAGATTGAAGAATTTGTGACTTTGTCCAAGAATTACATAGTAGATTAA
- a CDS encoding MIP/aquaporin family protein, protein MNFFLSELIGTMILTLFGCGVVANVLLEKSKGQNSGWIVITWGWGFAVAFAVYVAGKHSGAHINPAVTIGLASIGAFPWANVPVYIAGQMCGGFLGSVICYLVYKCHWAPTEDPGLKLAVFSTGPAIRCTVENFLCEFIGTACLLFILLGLGANEFSKGLNPLIVGFFIVSIGLSLGGPTGYAINPARDLGPRIAHALLPIPGKGGSDWGYAWIPVVAPICGGVAGAMLYKVIVG, encoded by the coding sequence ATGAATTTCTTTTTGAGCGAGTTGATTGGGACTATGATTCTAACACTGTTCGGTTGTGGTGTTGTTGCTAACGTTCTTTTGGAAAAATCCAAAGGTCAGAACAGTGGCTGGATCGTCATCACATGGGGTTGGGGTTTTGCAGTTGCATTTGCCGTTTACGTTGCGGGTAAACATTCTGGTGCACATATTAATCCAGCGGTTACCATTGGTCTTGCTTCAATCGGAGCTTTTCCTTGGGCAAACGTTCCCGTCTACATTGCCGGTCAGATGTGCGGTGGCTTCCTTGGCTCCGTAATTTGTTACCTGGTATATAAATGCCATTGGGCTCCTACTGAAGATCCTGGTCTCAAACTGGCTGTATTCTCCACTGGTCCTGCAATTCGCTGCACAGTTGAAAACTTTCTTTGCGAATTTATCGGTACCGCCTGTTTACTTTTCATTCTACTCGGTCTTGGTGCCAACGAATTCAGTAAGGGGCTTAATCCTCTGATCGTTGGTTTCTTCATTGTATCTATCGGTCTTTCTCTTGGTGGTCCTACCGGCTACGCTATTAACCCTGCTCGTGACCTCGGTCCCAGAATCGCACACGCACTCCTTCCTATTCCAGGTAAGGGCGGAAGTGATTGGGGATACGCATGGATTCCTGTAGTAGCACCAATTTGTGGTGGTGTTGCAGGTGCTATGCTTTATAAAGTTATCGTTGGATAA